One region of Polynucleobacter sp. MWH-Aus1W21 genomic DNA includes:
- a CDS encoding HigA family addiction module antitoxin, with product MRKRPPTHPGAILREDVFPTLGISVTEFSKHLRVSRQTLHAVLAEKSAITPELALRLGTFLGNGPHLWIEMQSKYDLWNAEIKLKKILPKIPSFNGLLAA from the coding sequence ATGCGTAAAAGACCCCCAACCCACCCTGGCGCCATTCTGAGAGAGGACGTTTTCCCTACTTTAGGGATTTCCGTTACTGAATTTTCAAAACACCTGAGGGTCTCTAGACAAACGCTGCACGCAGTTCTCGCCGAGAAAAGTGCCATCACCCCAGAACTTGCCCTCAGACTAGGAACCTTTTTAGGGAATGGTCCGCATCTGTGGATTGAAATGCAATCCAAATACGATCTATGGAACGCAGAAATCAAATTAAAAAAAATACTTCCCAAAATTCCATCATTCAACGGTCTTTTGGCAGCCTAA
- a CDS encoding type II toxin-antitoxin system RelE/ParE family toxin, whose translation MIESYIHKGLKELFEDGKSIKIQKSLVSRIIRRLDAIDSAKSLDDLRVPGFNFHGLEGVPKRYSIHVNGPWCLTFEWREENAYRLNLENYHS comes from the coding sequence ATGATTGAATCGTATATTCATAAGGGCCTAAAGGAATTATTTGAAGACGGTAAAAGTATCAAGATTCAGAAGTCTTTAGTAAGCAGAATCATCCGTCGTTTAGACGCTATTGACTCCGCTAAATCACTTGATGATCTAAGGGTTCCTGGTTTTAATTTTCATGGATTAGAAGGGGTTCCAAAACGCTATAGCATTCATGTCAACGGCCCTTGGTGCCTTACCTTTGAATGGCGCGAAGAAAATGCTTATCGACTTAACCTGGAAAACTATCATTCATGA